A single window of Nasonia vitripennis strain AsymCx chromosome 4, Nvit_psr_1.1, whole genome shotgun sequence DNA harbors:
- the LOC100116848 gene encoding solute carrier family 12 member 4 isoform X2 → METHALIGTEGGADVSLSREVSRDEAAAAASAPPVSIMPERFTVTKADAIIAEQYLPLFPQLTANSDGQQSERNGTPLLEHFLDISTTTCDGGETAGDGEPIVSGNAEDSTRCDQLYLYKEEFDDRPTVATLLKSLSDYSNTIPAPADPDAKPAAGKPGGARMGTLIGVFLPCIQNIFGVILFIRLTWVVGTAGAIQGFLIVFCCCCVTMLTAISMSAIATNGVVPAGGSYFMISRSLGPEFGGAVGMLFYTGTTLAAAMYIIGAVEIVLTYMAPSLSIFGDFTKDPSIMYNNFRVYGTCLLVVMGTIVFIGVKFVNKFATVALACVIFSIIAVYVGLFVNFNGNDKLKICVLGKRLLKDVDNESCRKYSGLLNMTFCESIKGYKCDQYYMDNNVTTHNGIRGLSSGVFLENIWGSFQEEGQFIAYGNSKEDIEKIRPAYNQIQVDLTTTFTILIGIFFPSVTGIMAGSNRSGDLADAQKSIPIGTICAILTTSTVYLSCVLLFAGTVDNLLLRDKFGQSIGGRLVVANIAWPNEWVILVGSFLSTLGAGLQSLTGAPRLLQAIAKDSIIPFLAPFAKSSSRGEPTRALILTILICQCGILLGNVDYLAPLLSMFFLMCYGFVNLACAVQTLLRTPNWRPRFKYYHWSLSFLGLSLCIAVMFMTSWYYALLAMGMAGCIYKYIEYRGAEKEWGDGIRGLALSAARYSLLRLEEGPPHTKNWRPQILILAKLTDDLVPKYRKMFAFVSQLKASKGLTIAVGCITGDFTRRSGDAAAAKQALRRTMEEEKVKGFVDVLVAQNVIDGLSSLVQMTGLGGMKPNCVILGWPYSWRQTESDRTWRVFLQTMRSVTAAKMALIVPKGINFFPDSTEKVIGDIHVWWIVHDGGLLMLLPFLLKQHRTWKNCKMKIFTVAQMEDNSIQMKKDLKKFLYDLRIEAEVEVVEMMNSDISAYTYERTLIMEQRNQMLREMQLSKKESIGITSGFNEVQAIVDHHHQNMEVKQTKVRFQEPGAQQQKVAISGTSDEPADSNKANEEKEKEKEKEKVETVNEKITPTGSPKSGKNATEKGSAGDCLSNQQDAKDGGVDDDDDDEEEEEEPRGAPEEDNVRRMHTAIKLNEVIVNKSHEAQLVILNLPGPPKNTNIERESNYMEFLEVLTEGLERVLIVRGGGREVITMYS, encoded by the exons GCGATGGAGGTGAGACGGCCGGGGACGGCGAGCCAATCGTCAGCGGCAACGCCGAGGACTCGACGAGATGCGACCAGCTCTACCTGTACAAA GAGGAGTTCGACGACAGGCCGACAGTGGCGACGCTGCTCAAGAGCCTGTCGGATTACAGCAACACGATACCGGCGCCGGCCGACCCGGACGCCAAGCCCGCAGCTGGCAAGCCCGGTGGCGCCCGTATGGGCACCCTCATCGGTGTCTTTCTGCCCTGCATCCAGAACATCTTCGGCGTCATCCTCTTCATTCGGTTGACCTGGGTCGTCGGTACCGCCGGCGCCATCCAGGGCTTCCTCATCgttttctgctgctgctgcgtc ACCATGTTGACGGCGATCAGCATGAGCGCGATAGCGACGAACGGCGTGGTACCTGCTGGCGGCTCCTACTTCATGATATCCCGAAGCTTGGGCCCGGAGTTCGGCGGCGCCGTCGGCATGTTATTCTACACGGGCACGACTCTCGCTGCGGCCATGTACATCATCGGAGCCGTCGAGATAGTCCTG ACGTACATGGCTCCGAGTCTCAGCATATTCGGTGACTTCACAAAGGACCCGAGTATAATGTACAATAACTTTCGCGTTTACGGGACCTGCCTACTCGTCGTCATGGGCACGATAGTCTTCATCGGCGTGAAGTTCGTCAACAAGTTCGCGACCGTCGCCCTGGCCTGCGTCATCTTCTCCATCATCGCCGTCTACGTCGGGCTGTTTGTCAACTTCAACGGCAACGACAAGCTCAA GATTTGCGTGCTCGGGAAGCGACTGCTCAAGGACGTCGATAACGAAAGCTGCCGCAAGTACTCGGGTTTATTGAACATGACCTTCTGTGAAAGCATCAAGGGTTACAAATGCGATCAGTACTACATGGACAACAACGTCACCACCCACAACGGCATTCGCGGACTGTCCAGTGGCGTATTTCTGG AAAACATCTGGGGAAGCTTCCAGGAGGAGGGACAGTTTATCGCCTACGGTAACAGTAAAGAAGACATCGAAAAAATCAGGCCGGCGTACAATCAGATCCAGGTTGACCTGACGACGACTTTCACTATCCTTATTGGTATCTTCTTCCCTTCGGTGACAG GTATCATGGCCGGTTCGAACAGATCCGGCGACTTAGCCGACGCACAGAAGTCCATTCCGATCGGTACGATCTGCGCGATTCTCACCACCTCAACGGTCTATCTGTCATGTGTCCTACTGTTCGCCGGTACCGTGGACAATCTTCTACTGCGTGACAAGTTCGGTCAAAGCATAGGCGGTCGTCTAGTTGTGGCGAACATAGCTTGGCCCAATGAGTGGGTGATTCTGGTGGGTTCGTTCCTGTCTACTCTCGGGGCCGGGCTGCAGTCGCTCACCGGCGCGCCTAGGCTGCTACAGGCCATTGCCAAGGACAGCATCATACCTTTCCTAGCACCGTTCGCCAAGAGCTCAAGCAGGGGAGAGCCTACTCGGGCCCTCATTCTCACCATCCTCATATGCCAGTGCGGCATTCTGCTGGGTAACGTTGACTACCTGGCACCCCTGCTCTCCATGTTTTTCCTTATGTGCTATGGATTCGTCAATCTTGCCTGCGCTGTCCAAACGCTGCTGCGTACCCCCAACTGGCGACCGCGATTCAA GTATTACCACTGGAGCTTATCGTTCCTtggcctctctctctgcatCGCAGTGATGTTCATGACGAGCTGGTATTACGCTCTACTGGCCATGGGCATGGCCGGCTGTATCTATAAGTACATCGAATACCGCGGAGCGGAGAAGGAGTGGGGTGATGGCATCCGCGGTCTGGCCCTGTCGGCCGCCCGATACTCACTGCTGCGCCTTGAAGAAGGTCCGCCTCACACCAAGAACTGGCGGCCGCAGATTCTTATCCTAGCCAAGCTTACGGACGACCTAGTGCCCAAGTATCGTAAAATGTTTGCCTTCGTCAGCCAACTGAAGGCCAGTAAGGGTTTGACTATCGCAGTCGGTTGCATAACAGGCGACTTTACTCGACGTTCTGGCGATGCTGCAGCCGCTAAGCAAGCTCTCAGGAGAACTATGGAAGAAGAGAAG GTGAAAGGTTTCGTGGATGTGTTGGTAGCTCAGAATGTAATCGACGGTCTGAGTTCGCTGGTGCAGATGACGGGTCTTGGTGGAATGAAACCTAACTGCGTGATCCTCGGCTGGCCTTATAGTTGGCGCCAGACAGAGAGCGACCGCACTTGGCGCGTCTTTTTGCAGACAATGCGCTCCGTAACCGCGGCCAAGATGGCCCTCATCGTGCCTAAGGGCATCAACTTCTTCCCCGACTCGACGGAAAAGGTCATCGGTGACATCCATGTTTGGTGGATCGTTCACGATGGTGGTCTTCTAATGTTGCTGCCCTTCCTTCTCAAGCAGCACCGCACCTGGAAAAACTGCAAGATGAAGATCTTTACCGTTGCCCAAATGGAGGACAATTCCATTCAGATGAAGAAGGACTTGAAGAAGTTCCTCTACGATCTTAGAATCGAAGCTGAAGTTGAGGTTGTTGAAATG ATGAATTCGGACATTTCCGCTTACACGTACGAGAGGACACTGATAATGGAGCAGAGAAATCAAATGTTGCGGGAGATGCAACTGAGCAAGAAGGAGTCGATAGGAATC ACGTCAGGCTTCAACGAG GTCCAGGCGATCGTCGATCACCACCATCAGAACATGGAGGTGAAGCAGACGAAAGTCCGCTTCCAGGAGCCCGGAGCCCAGCAACAGAAAGTGGCGATAAGCGGTACCAGTGACGAGCCAGCTGACTCTAACAAGGCCAACgaggaaaaggaaaaagagaaagaaaaggagaAGGTAGAGACCGTTAACGAGAAAATTACGCCTACGGGCTCGCCCAAATCTGGCAAGAATGCCACTGAAAAGGGTTCTGCCGGAGATTGCTTGTCGAACCAGCAAGACGCCAAGGATGGCGGCGTcgatgacgatgacgacgatgaagaggaggaagaggaacCCCGCGGCGCTCC AGAAGAGGATAACGTGAGGCGAATGCATACGGCAATCAAACTCAACGAAGTGATCGTCAACAAGAGCCACGAGGCTCAACTGGTCATACTAAATCTTCCCGGACCTCCGAAAAATACTAACATTGAACGCGAATCAAACT ACATGGAGTTCTTGGAGGTGCTGACAGAGGGTTTGGAACGAGTGCTGATAGTACGGGGTGGAGGCCGAGAGGTGATCACCATGTACTCGTGA
- the LOC100116848 gene encoding solute carrier family 12 member 4 isoform X1 translates to METHALIGTEGGADVSLSREVSRDEAAAAASAPPVSIMPERFTVTKADAIIAEQYLPLFPQLTANSDGQQSERNGTPLLEHFLDISTTTCDGGETAGDGEPIVSGNAEDSTRCDQLYLYKEEFDDRPTVATLLKSLSDYSNTIPAPADPDAKPAAGKPGGARMGTLIGVFLPCIQNIFGVILFIRLTWVVGTAGAIQGFLIVFCCCCVTMLTAISMSAIATNGVVPAGGSYFMISRSLGPEFGGAVGMLFYTGTTLAAAMYIIGAVEIVLTYMAPSLSIFGDFTKDPSIMYNNFRVYGTCLLVVMGTIVFIGVKFVNKFATVALACVIFSIIAVYVGLFVNFNGNDKLKICVLGKRLLKDVDNESCRKYSGLLNMTFCESIKGYKCDQYYMDNNVTTHNGIRGLSSGVFLENIWGSFQEEGQFIAYGNSKEDIEKIRPAYNQIQVDLTTTFTILIGIFFPSVTGIMAGSNRSGDLADAQKSIPIGTICAILTTSTVYLSCVLLFAGTVDNLLLRDKFGQSIGGRLVVANIAWPNEWVILVGSFLSTLGAGLQSLTGAPRLLQAIAKDSIIPFLAPFAKSSSRGEPTRALILTILICQCGILLGNVDYLAPLLSMFFLMCYGFVNLACAVQTLLRTPNWRPRFKYYHWSLSFLGLSLCIAVMFMTSWYYALLAMGMAGCIYKYIEYRGAEKEWGDGIRGLALSAARYSLLRLEEGPPHTKNWRPQILILAKLTDDLVPKYRKMFAFVSQLKASKGLTIAVGCITGDFTRRSGDAAAAKQALRRTMEEEKVKGFVDVLVAQNVIDGLSSLVQMTGLGGMKPNCVILGWPYSWRQTESDRTWRVFLQTMRSVTAAKMALIVPKGINFFPDSTEKVIGDIHVWWIVHDGGLLMLLPFLLKQHRTWKNCKMKIFTVAQMEDNSIQMKKDLKKFLYDLRIEAEVEVVEMMNSDISAYTYERTLIMEQRNQMLREMQLSKKESIGITSGFNEVPAEENMPPVQAIVDHHHQNMEVKQTKVRFQEPGAQQQKVAISGTSDEPADSNKANEEKEKEKEKEKVETVNEKITPTGSPKSGKNATEKGSAGDCLSNQQDAKDGGVDDDDDDEEEEEEPRGAPEEDNVRRMHTAIKLNEVIVNKSHEAQLVILNLPGPPKNTNIERESNYMEFLEVLTEGLERVLIVRGGGREVITMYS, encoded by the exons GCGATGGAGGTGAGACGGCCGGGGACGGCGAGCCAATCGTCAGCGGCAACGCCGAGGACTCGACGAGATGCGACCAGCTCTACCTGTACAAA GAGGAGTTCGACGACAGGCCGACAGTGGCGACGCTGCTCAAGAGCCTGTCGGATTACAGCAACACGATACCGGCGCCGGCCGACCCGGACGCCAAGCCCGCAGCTGGCAAGCCCGGTGGCGCCCGTATGGGCACCCTCATCGGTGTCTTTCTGCCCTGCATCCAGAACATCTTCGGCGTCATCCTCTTCATTCGGTTGACCTGGGTCGTCGGTACCGCCGGCGCCATCCAGGGCTTCCTCATCgttttctgctgctgctgcgtc ACCATGTTGACGGCGATCAGCATGAGCGCGATAGCGACGAACGGCGTGGTACCTGCTGGCGGCTCCTACTTCATGATATCCCGAAGCTTGGGCCCGGAGTTCGGCGGCGCCGTCGGCATGTTATTCTACACGGGCACGACTCTCGCTGCGGCCATGTACATCATCGGAGCCGTCGAGATAGTCCTG ACGTACATGGCTCCGAGTCTCAGCATATTCGGTGACTTCACAAAGGACCCGAGTATAATGTACAATAACTTTCGCGTTTACGGGACCTGCCTACTCGTCGTCATGGGCACGATAGTCTTCATCGGCGTGAAGTTCGTCAACAAGTTCGCGACCGTCGCCCTGGCCTGCGTCATCTTCTCCATCATCGCCGTCTACGTCGGGCTGTTTGTCAACTTCAACGGCAACGACAAGCTCAA GATTTGCGTGCTCGGGAAGCGACTGCTCAAGGACGTCGATAACGAAAGCTGCCGCAAGTACTCGGGTTTATTGAACATGACCTTCTGTGAAAGCATCAAGGGTTACAAATGCGATCAGTACTACATGGACAACAACGTCACCACCCACAACGGCATTCGCGGACTGTCCAGTGGCGTATTTCTGG AAAACATCTGGGGAAGCTTCCAGGAGGAGGGACAGTTTATCGCCTACGGTAACAGTAAAGAAGACATCGAAAAAATCAGGCCGGCGTACAATCAGATCCAGGTTGACCTGACGACGACTTTCACTATCCTTATTGGTATCTTCTTCCCTTCGGTGACAG GTATCATGGCCGGTTCGAACAGATCCGGCGACTTAGCCGACGCACAGAAGTCCATTCCGATCGGTACGATCTGCGCGATTCTCACCACCTCAACGGTCTATCTGTCATGTGTCCTACTGTTCGCCGGTACCGTGGACAATCTTCTACTGCGTGACAAGTTCGGTCAAAGCATAGGCGGTCGTCTAGTTGTGGCGAACATAGCTTGGCCCAATGAGTGGGTGATTCTGGTGGGTTCGTTCCTGTCTACTCTCGGGGCCGGGCTGCAGTCGCTCACCGGCGCGCCTAGGCTGCTACAGGCCATTGCCAAGGACAGCATCATACCTTTCCTAGCACCGTTCGCCAAGAGCTCAAGCAGGGGAGAGCCTACTCGGGCCCTCATTCTCACCATCCTCATATGCCAGTGCGGCATTCTGCTGGGTAACGTTGACTACCTGGCACCCCTGCTCTCCATGTTTTTCCTTATGTGCTATGGATTCGTCAATCTTGCCTGCGCTGTCCAAACGCTGCTGCGTACCCCCAACTGGCGACCGCGATTCAA GTATTACCACTGGAGCTTATCGTTCCTtggcctctctctctgcatCGCAGTGATGTTCATGACGAGCTGGTATTACGCTCTACTGGCCATGGGCATGGCCGGCTGTATCTATAAGTACATCGAATACCGCGGAGCGGAGAAGGAGTGGGGTGATGGCATCCGCGGTCTGGCCCTGTCGGCCGCCCGATACTCACTGCTGCGCCTTGAAGAAGGTCCGCCTCACACCAAGAACTGGCGGCCGCAGATTCTTATCCTAGCCAAGCTTACGGACGACCTAGTGCCCAAGTATCGTAAAATGTTTGCCTTCGTCAGCCAACTGAAGGCCAGTAAGGGTTTGACTATCGCAGTCGGTTGCATAACAGGCGACTTTACTCGACGTTCTGGCGATGCTGCAGCCGCTAAGCAAGCTCTCAGGAGAACTATGGAAGAAGAGAAG GTGAAAGGTTTCGTGGATGTGTTGGTAGCTCAGAATGTAATCGACGGTCTGAGTTCGCTGGTGCAGATGACGGGTCTTGGTGGAATGAAACCTAACTGCGTGATCCTCGGCTGGCCTTATAGTTGGCGCCAGACAGAGAGCGACCGCACTTGGCGCGTCTTTTTGCAGACAATGCGCTCCGTAACCGCGGCCAAGATGGCCCTCATCGTGCCTAAGGGCATCAACTTCTTCCCCGACTCGACGGAAAAGGTCATCGGTGACATCCATGTTTGGTGGATCGTTCACGATGGTGGTCTTCTAATGTTGCTGCCCTTCCTTCTCAAGCAGCACCGCACCTGGAAAAACTGCAAGATGAAGATCTTTACCGTTGCCCAAATGGAGGACAATTCCATTCAGATGAAGAAGGACTTGAAGAAGTTCCTCTACGATCTTAGAATCGAAGCTGAAGTTGAGGTTGTTGAAATG ATGAATTCGGACATTTCCGCTTACACGTACGAGAGGACACTGATAATGGAGCAGAGAAATCAAATGTTGCGGGAGATGCAACTGAGCAAGAAGGAGTCGATAGGAATC ACGTCAGGCTTCAACGAGGTACCAGCCGAGGAAAATATGCCTCCG GTCCAGGCGATCGTCGATCACCACCATCAGAACATGGAGGTGAAGCAGACGAAAGTCCGCTTCCAGGAGCCCGGAGCCCAGCAACAGAAAGTGGCGATAAGCGGTACCAGTGACGAGCCAGCTGACTCTAACAAGGCCAACgaggaaaaggaaaaagagaaagaaaaggagaAGGTAGAGACCGTTAACGAGAAAATTACGCCTACGGGCTCGCCCAAATCTGGCAAGAATGCCACTGAAAAGGGTTCTGCCGGAGATTGCTTGTCGAACCAGCAAGACGCCAAGGATGGCGGCGTcgatgacgatgacgacgatgaagaggaggaagaggaacCCCGCGGCGCTCC AGAAGAGGATAACGTGAGGCGAATGCATACGGCAATCAAACTCAACGAAGTGATCGTCAACAAGAGCCACGAGGCTCAACTGGTCATACTAAATCTTCCCGGACCTCCGAAAAATACTAACATTGAACGCGAATCAAACT ACATGGAGTTCTTGGAGGTGCTGACAGAGGGTTTGGAACGAGTGCTGATAGTACGGGGTGGAGGCCGAGAGGTGATCACCATGTACTCGTGA
- the LOC100116848 gene encoding solute carrier family 12 member 4 isoform X5 yields MIRYGQQSERNGTPLLEHFLDISTTTCDGGETAGDGEPIVSGNAEDSTRCDQLYLYKEEFDDRPTVATLLKSLSDYSNTIPAPADPDAKPAAGKPGGARMGTLIGVFLPCIQNIFGVILFIRLTWVVGTAGAIQGFLIVFCCCCVTMLTAISMSAIATNGVVPAGGSYFMISRSLGPEFGGAVGMLFYTGTTLAAAMYIIGAVEIVLTYMAPSLSIFGDFTKDPSIMYNNFRVYGTCLLVVMGTIVFIGVKFVNKFATVALACVIFSIIAVYVGLFVNFNGNDKLKICVLGKRLLKDVDNESCRKYSGLLNMTFCESIKGYKCDQYYMDNNVTTHNGIRGLSSGVFLENIWGSFQEEGQFIAYGNSKEDIEKIRPAYNQIQVDLTTTFTILIGIFFPSVTGIMAGSNRSGDLADAQKSIPIGTICAILTTSTVYLSCVLLFAGTVDNLLLRDKFGQSIGGRLVVANIAWPNEWVILVGSFLSTLGAGLQSLTGAPRLLQAIAKDSIIPFLAPFAKSSSRGEPTRALILTILICQCGILLGNVDYLAPLLSMFFLMCYGFVNLACAVQTLLRTPNWRPRFKYYHWSLSFLGLSLCIAVMFMTSWYYALLAMGMAGCIYKYIEYRGAEKEWGDGIRGLALSAARYSLLRLEEGPPHTKNWRPQILILAKLTDDLVPKYRKMFAFVSQLKASKGLTIAVGCITGDFTRRSGDAAAAKQALRRTMEEEKVKGFVDVLVAQNVIDGLSSLVQMTGLGGMKPNCVILGWPYSWRQTESDRTWRVFLQTMRSVTAAKMALIVPKGINFFPDSTEKVIGDIHVWWIVHDGGLLMLLPFLLKQHRTWKNCKMKIFTVAQMEDNSIQMKKDLKKFLYDLRIEAEVEVVEMMNSDISAYTYERTLIMEQRNQMLREMQLSKKESIGITSGFNEVPAEENMPPVQAIVDHHHQNMEVKQTKVRFQEPGAQQQKVAISGTSDEPADSNKANEEKEKEKEKEKVETVNEKITPTGSPKSGKNATEKGSAGDCLSNQQDAKDGGVDDDDDDEEEEEEPRGAPEEDNVRRMHTAIKLNEVIVNKSHEAQLVILNLPGPPKNTNIERESNYMEFLEVLTEGLERVLIVRGGGREVITMYS; encoded by the exons GCGATGGAGGTGAGACGGCCGGGGACGGCGAGCCAATCGTCAGCGGCAACGCCGAGGACTCGACGAGATGCGACCAGCTCTACCTGTACAAA GAGGAGTTCGACGACAGGCCGACAGTGGCGACGCTGCTCAAGAGCCTGTCGGATTACAGCAACACGATACCGGCGCCGGCCGACCCGGACGCCAAGCCCGCAGCTGGCAAGCCCGGTGGCGCCCGTATGGGCACCCTCATCGGTGTCTTTCTGCCCTGCATCCAGAACATCTTCGGCGTCATCCTCTTCATTCGGTTGACCTGGGTCGTCGGTACCGCCGGCGCCATCCAGGGCTTCCTCATCgttttctgctgctgctgcgtc ACCATGTTGACGGCGATCAGCATGAGCGCGATAGCGACGAACGGCGTGGTACCTGCTGGCGGCTCCTACTTCATGATATCCCGAAGCTTGGGCCCGGAGTTCGGCGGCGCCGTCGGCATGTTATTCTACACGGGCACGACTCTCGCTGCGGCCATGTACATCATCGGAGCCGTCGAGATAGTCCTG ACGTACATGGCTCCGAGTCTCAGCATATTCGGTGACTTCACAAAGGACCCGAGTATAATGTACAATAACTTTCGCGTTTACGGGACCTGCCTACTCGTCGTCATGGGCACGATAGTCTTCATCGGCGTGAAGTTCGTCAACAAGTTCGCGACCGTCGCCCTGGCCTGCGTCATCTTCTCCATCATCGCCGTCTACGTCGGGCTGTTTGTCAACTTCAACGGCAACGACAAGCTCAA GATTTGCGTGCTCGGGAAGCGACTGCTCAAGGACGTCGATAACGAAAGCTGCCGCAAGTACTCGGGTTTATTGAACATGACCTTCTGTGAAAGCATCAAGGGTTACAAATGCGATCAGTACTACATGGACAACAACGTCACCACCCACAACGGCATTCGCGGACTGTCCAGTGGCGTATTTCTGG AAAACATCTGGGGAAGCTTCCAGGAGGAGGGACAGTTTATCGCCTACGGTAACAGTAAAGAAGACATCGAAAAAATCAGGCCGGCGTACAATCAGATCCAGGTTGACCTGACGACGACTTTCACTATCCTTATTGGTATCTTCTTCCCTTCGGTGACAG GTATCATGGCCGGTTCGAACAGATCCGGCGACTTAGCCGACGCACAGAAGTCCATTCCGATCGGTACGATCTGCGCGATTCTCACCACCTCAACGGTCTATCTGTCATGTGTCCTACTGTTCGCCGGTACCGTGGACAATCTTCTACTGCGTGACAAGTTCGGTCAAAGCATAGGCGGTCGTCTAGTTGTGGCGAACATAGCTTGGCCCAATGAGTGGGTGATTCTGGTGGGTTCGTTCCTGTCTACTCTCGGGGCCGGGCTGCAGTCGCTCACCGGCGCGCCTAGGCTGCTACAGGCCATTGCCAAGGACAGCATCATACCTTTCCTAGCACCGTTCGCCAAGAGCTCAAGCAGGGGAGAGCCTACTCGGGCCCTCATTCTCACCATCCTCATATGCCAGTGCGGCATTCTGCTGGGTAACGTTGACTACCTGGCACCCCTGCTCTCCATGTTTTTCCTTATGTGCTATGGATTCGTCAATCTTGCCTGCGCTGTCCAAACGCTGCTGCGTACCCCCAACTGGCGACCGCGATTCAA GTATTACCACTGGAGCTTATCGTTCCTtggcctctctctctgcatCGCAGTGATGTTCATGACGAGCTGGTATTACGCTCTACTGGCCATGGGCATGGCCGGCTGTATCTATAAGTACATCGAATACCGCGGAGCGGAGAAGGAGTGGGGTGATGGCATCCGCGGTCTGGCCCTGTCGGCCGCCCGATACTCACTGCTGCGCCTTGAAGAAGGTCCGCCTCACACCAAGAACTGGCGGCCGCAGATTCTTATCCTAGCCAAGCTTACGGACGACCTAGTGCCCAAGTATCGTAAAATGTTTGCCTTCGTCAGCCAACTGAAGGCCAGTAAGGGTTTGACTATCGCAGTCGGTTGCATAACAGGCGACTTTACTCGACGTTCTGGCGATGCTGCAGCCGCTAAGCAAGCTCTCAGGAGAACTATGGAAGAAGAGAAG GTGAAAGGTTTCGTGGATGTGTTGGTAGCTCAGAATGTAATCGACGGTCTGAGTTCGCTGGTGCAGATGACGGGTCTTGGTGGAATGAAACCTAACTGCGTGATCCTCGGCTGGCCTTATAGTTGGCGCCAGACAGAGAGCGACCGCACTTGGCGCGTCTTTTTGCAGACAATGCGCTCCGTAACCGCGGCCAAGATGGCCCTCATCGTGCCTAAGGGCATCAACTTCTTCCCCGACTCGACGGAAAAGGTCATCGGTGACATCCATGTTTGGTGGATCGTTCACGATGGTGGTCTTCTAATGTTGCTGCCCTTCCTTCTCAAGCAGCACCGCACCTGGAAAAACTGCAAGATGAAGATCTTTACCGTTGCCCAAATGGAGGACAATTCCATTCAGATGAAGAAGGACTTGAAGAAGTTCCTCTACGATCTTAGAATCGAAGCTGAAGTTGAGGTTGTTGAAATG ATGAATTCGGACATTTCCGCTTACACGTACGAGAGGACACTGATAATGGAGCAGAGAAATCAAATGTTGCGGGAGATGCAACTGAGCAAGAAGGAGTCGATAGGAATC ACGTCAGGCTTCAACGAGGTACCAGCCGAGGAAAATATGCCTCCG GTCCAGGCGATCGTCGATCACCACCATCAGAACATGGAGGTGAAGCAGACGAAAGTCCGCTTCCAGGAGCCCGGAGCCCAGCAACAGAAAGTGGCGATAAGCGGTACCAGTGACGAGCCAGCTGACTCTAACAAGGCCAACgaggaaaaggaaaaagagaaagaaaaggagaAGGTAGAGACCGTTAACGAGAAAATTACGCCTACGGGCTCGCCCAAATCTGGCAAGAATGCCACTGAAAAGGGTTCTGCCGGAGATTGCTTGTCGAACCAGCAAGACGCCAAGGATGGCGGCGTcgatgacgatgacgacgatgaagaggaggaagaggaacCCCGCGGCGCTCC AGAAGAGGATAACGTGAGGCGAATGCATACGGCAATCAAACTCAACGAAGTGATCGTCAACAAGAGCCACGAGGCTCAACTGGTCATACTAAATCTTCCCGGACCTCCGAAAAATACTAACATTGAACGCGAATCAAACT ACATGGAGTTCTTGGAGGTGCTGACAGAGGGTTTGGAACGAGTGCTGATAGTACGGGGTGGAGGCCGAGAGGTGATCACCATGTACTCGTGA